A segment of the Coffea arabica cultivar ET-39 chromosome 8c, Coffea Arabica ET-39 HiFi, whole genome shotgun sequence genome:
AATTATATATTCATCTAGATACTAAGAATACTTTCCTTGAagcaacttaaaaaaaaaaaagaaacaaaaaaaaaagaaaagagctgAAATGTGGTCTGCTTTTAATTGAATACTCCATTAGATGAGATGTTTGCATATGGCATTCCTTGTTTCCAGGATTCATAACTGCGGTCTATTAATATCTTAACCACCAATTCGCCAAAAAGACAAACATCATCATTTTCTAGGTGTTGATTGTGCATGCAGCAGCATCTTCCCCATGGATAGTTTCTGATAAGAAGAAGATTCCGAATGAGAAAGGCAATGGTGCGATGTATACAATCATATTATGCGGAGAATAATAGATTTTAGAATATAAAAAAGGGAAAGTTACTTGACGTTTTTTTTTCTGCACTTATGAAGTTGATTAGTTAGTGTCTTTATGTTACTTATAAAATCAAAGATTTGTTGGATTTTTTTTCAGAATTTACGTTTGATGCAAAGAATAATCATTGACATTAGTTAGCGTCTTCTTAAATTATTAGTTATTCAACTATTGAGGATACGTGCAGAGATGGAAAATTAATACTATACTCTATATACAAATTGAGACAACTACAAGCTCAGAAAACAAATTAGGTgagtttttttttcataaaaaaaaaaaaaatttaagtgaGCTGATCTTTAGAAGACTTCGAAATATCTTGTTGCATCATGTAGTTAGACAAAGTGATCAATGTAATTGAGATGGAACCTTATGAAGacccaaaaaaaggaaaaaaaaaaaaaaacaatcagcagaaaaagaaaaaggaaaagtagGATAATGATTCAGTCTCTCAAAAAGGTCAAAAGCTTTATTCGAGTCATCAAACTCGAGCAAATGTGTCGATTGATTAGAGAAGCCGAAAGTGCCCAGAATTCCATGGTCTTCTAAAAGTACGGGGTTTCCCTCTATTGACTTTTCATGCATGTCAAGTCCCAACGTTTCATTTCTCACTTTCATGTCCAAAGTACAGTTGTTTGCTGAAATTCTTTTGCCATTATTGCCTTTTGGCGGAGCAGTTGCAACTTTTCTTCCCCTGCCGGAAAGGTGGAATGCTTCGATCTTTTGAAGTTGGCCACCAAACTTAAAGCAAATCATTATCAGTCCTCGCATATCTTTTCATCGTTTTTTCTTCTTGAGCAGAATCAACGCTTGAAAATACGACTTTAGGGGGACACGGGAAGGCTATTGATCATTATGTTTGGTGCAATTTAGCAAGCAACATGTACCACTAGAATAGACCATTAGATTCCAAATTTGGTCAACACAATTATGGCTTTTAATAATAGTTGGATTGATTATCGCCTTTAATTGAAACTGATATCTAATACGTACAACTTTTGATATCATTTGTGGAGGACTTTTTATGATAGGATACCTGCGAGATAAGAAAAATAGTTGAAATTTGTGTTTATAATGTGagttgaataaatttttttttttttggcaaatcatGCCAACCACACAAACCCATGCCATTATtgcttaattaattttttaaaaataaatgctGCACTTTGTGAAATGGATGAACTCCATTTTGTACCCCTAAATTTTTACTATATTTTCAATTTGCACCTTAAATTTCAGTTAATTTATGCTACTTTTTCACTTTGCACCTTAAATTTTAGTTTTGAACACTTCACACATAAACTCTCAATTTTAGACACTTTAAACTCTCGAGTTTGTCACATTTAAGTTCAATTAATGACAACATCAGTTATTAAATAACGAGATAGATGATCATACAAGTCAATGGCAACGTCCTAAAAGTGGTCAAAAGGAGCAAGGGTTCGCAATTAGAACGAAATGATACATTATTGTCATTAATGAACACTATCATTTATCTTGTTAATTTTGTTAACATTATTATTCATTGGACCTAGATGAGACAAATTTGATAGTTTAGATTGCAAAGTGTCCAAAATTTAAAGTTTAAGATGCAAAAtgtccaaaattaaaatttaccgcccaaagtggaaaaaaaaagagagataaatTTAGAAGTGCAAAGTGGAGTTAGTCCTTATGGAATTTAGAAGTACAATCATGCTTGTACAAAAAACACCACTTTTTCATTCGAGTAAAcatggagttcttgcaattatAACGAGCAGTAGAATAGTAGTATTAAGTCATAGTTTAAGAGACCAAAGGAAAAGGTgggccggggggggggggggggggggagagagagagagcgctAATCATATGCGTCTTGATTAGAGGCAGGCTTTAAACTTTCCCACATGGACTTAATCTGAGGTTACTCTTGGGGCTCCGTGAAGAAGTCCATTGGGCTGGACTGCAATGTTTGAAGCCCAAAAGCAATCGAATGGAAGCTTGTTACATAAATAtgggcacttttttttttcttttcttttaatagcAATTTCCAGTTACTGCTGATTGATTCTAAAATGTTAATACTGTTGGGCCCTGAtatgtctcattttcaaaaaaaacTGGGAAGGTATAGATAGATGTTTTTTTACACAAAAAAAgtacaacaattttttttaaaaaaaaaaaaaaacttaatagCAACCCACTTTGAGTTGGGTGCAcatttaaatattccaaaaGGAAAGCAAAAAAATACACGCAAAACGCCATACAGCTAAGGAGAACATGAAACACAGCTGGTACTTTGGATACCAACATAAAATTCTTCCTGAAGCAATAATTAAATACCACTACAACAAGTAACTTAACGTTAATTACTAAACAACTAAATGGAACCTCTAATGGTTGTCTACACCAGACCAGCCACTCTCCACAAAGCATGTGGCAATCCCCATGTCTCAAGGGTCCACCATTAACACTTCAAGCTTTGCCTTTCTTTCATGGCATTGTGCCCGACATGGAGAGAATATGAAAATGGAGGAGGAGCTACCTACTGATTCACTTACCTGGATTCAATTGATGGAAGCTTCCTGTGCATGTACCATTCATTTCATAAATGGAATGGGTTATCAATCatgtttgatttttgaattgttatttgCTCACCTGCTGCATGAGGCCATGATGATGCTATATAATTAGacctcaagaaaaaaaaaaaaagagtttataTTTATCATAGTTATTATtgaattttgtcaaaaaaaaaaaaagaagaaaaggaaagagagaagGTGAAGCTTTTGATTAACAGTAGTATAATTAAACAGCAGGTATGTCTATATGTGTTAGTAGTTGCATGTGATGGCAATTGATGGCTCTATTGAAGCTAATTATACTTTAACAAAAGTTGTCATTTTGCTCATTGGTGAATAAATGTATATTTCTACAAGATATTAATAGGGCTATGGTTGTATATCCATGAAGTTGCAGGTAACAAATAGGTTTGCATATGGGCATTATCTGCGGAAAACTACTAACTGTTATTAGAAAAGGATAAGAAAAGAGATGAGTGGTGGTATAATAATAATGAATCTTTTAACTAtttaatgagattttttttgagaatttgtGCATAAAAGGGGGTTTCCTGGTGAAGTGACCGGCTGTCCCAGTTACCAGTGAGCGTAATAGAGCATTTGAACTGGGATTTAACCTGGAAAAGAAGAGGGGAAAAGAATTAGAAAAATCAAAGACAAGGTGTGGACTTTTAGAAGCCTTTGCTGATACAAGCCTACATTACAAcggtcttcttcttcttcttcttcttcttccccgctGCATCTCTGAGCAGGTTCCTTCTTTTACTATTTCTTCATGTACAAGTTGATTATTATACTTCAAGTCAACTGATAATGTGGGGCGGTTTTTGTTTTCTGGATTAGTAATGCTTCCGCATAAATCTAGCTGAATTTTGGACTTCTGTTTATGTTTAAGGACTTTGAACTCTTCTTTTTTCGCTGGAATTGTGTTTTTGTAGTTAACGCTTTTGTGGATCACGATGGGATTTGCTTGGGATGAGTAAAAGTCTCGAGTTTTGCATGAAAGTTCACTCAGTTGTCTTTGATACTACTAAACACCTGTGTGAATTTTATGGGATTTCTTGTTTTCTGGACTTGTTGCCTGTGTTTGAATTCTATTGTTGATCTGCTAGTCTATCTGGAGGAAAGGTTTGTTCCCAAATCCTCCCTTTACCCGGCCAGGAAAATgataagaaaatgaagagatgaAAGGAGGGATGAACAAGCATGTTTATGTAGAACTTGAAACATTCACGACaattgaaaagagaaaatttgtaCTTAATTCTTTTTAATTATCCACAGGTGTTTTGAGGGGAAGATAAAGTTCAAGTCTTTTTGTGTAATCTCTGATTTATGTGAAGCTACCTTAGGTCTTTAAATGGATGGGACTTTTTTGTAAATGTCTTTGGAATGATATGACACCCACAAAGGACCGGAGCTTCCCAGATCCCAATGTTTTAAGGATCCGCTTGGAGCATGGGAGGATATGATTTTGCAAAAGCTGGTGCATTATTTGATTGGCGAGTCCATTTGGAAAAATTGAGCCTCTTATGGAATTAATAGAGAGTGATAATACTAGTAGGAAATCAGTCACTAGAAGCTGCAACTGTTATGGGGCCGTGAACTTGACAGAACCGATTTTGGATACTAACCACGCCTCAAATTTTACTGATCGGTATGTTCTTGGAGATCAACTGGGATGGGGCAAATTTGGCATAATTAGGGCATGCTCAGATAAGTTGACAGGTGAAGTTTTGGCTTGCAAGTCCATTGCGAAAGAGAGATTGGTGACACAAGATGATGTTCGCAGTGTCAAGCTTGAGATAGAAATCATGACAAAATTATCTGGGCATCCAAATGTTGTGGATCTCAAGGCTGTTTATGAGGAGGAGGATTATGTGCATCTTCTAATGGAGCTTTGTGCTGGTGGGGAGCTGTTCCATCAGATTGAGAAACATGGGAGATTCTCTGAGCATGAAGCACGTACTCTCTTTAAGCAATTGATGCAAGTGGTTACATTCTGCCATGAAAATGGTATCATCCATAGAGATTTGAAACCAGAAAACATTCTTTTAGTCTCAAAATCATTGTTATCACCGATCAAGTTAGCAGACTTTGGTCTTGCCACATATATTAGACCTAGTAAGTTTTATGTTCTTGTCTTTGCTTCTGTAGTTTAGTAATCTATTCTCCACAGATGTGATAATGTGGGAATGTGGAGGCAAAGTCTTACTTTTTCTGACAGGAGGTTTTCTCTACATCTTGACTACTTTATGAACTTAAGTATGTCTATTAACAGGGCAGAAATTGCATGGAACAGTTGGCAGTCCATTTTATATAGCTCCTGAAGTATTAGCAGGAGGTTATAACCAGGCAGCTGATGTGTGGAGTGCTGGCGTTATTCTTTACATCCTGCTTAGTGGAATGCCTCCTTTTTGGGGTAAGACCAAGTCAGAAATTTTTGATGCTGTTAGAGCAGCAGATTTGCAATTTCATCCTTTTACTTGGCATCGAATATCTGAAGCTGCCAAGGACTTGATCGTTGGGATGCTCTGTCTCGACCCTTCCAAAAGGTTCACTGCTGCAGATGTTCTAGGTGTGGTAAATTTATAAGTCTTCATTTGTATCAAGATTTGGTTTCATTTGTCTGTATCTTAATCAAGTTGTTTGCAATGACTCAATTTTCCTAGGTTGCTCTTAGTCATATTCACTAGATAAATCTATGTTGCCTGGCTGCATGGATGTTGATGACTTCTTTTAAGAAGTGGAAATTGGGACAAAAAGTACAGGATGAACTGAGTATTGCATCTGAATGAGTCACCAAACACATCCAGATTATATAAGCTAGATCATGATGAATTAGTTAGTTACAatcttttgtcattttgttctgTGGCCATCTTAAAATATCAATCGAAGTTCTGTTCAATAGCCTTCTTATAACTGATTCCATACTTCTGAATATGGTTGTGCTTAGAGCTGAAACAGTTAAACCTATAAAAATGCCAAGTTTTGGGCGCTAGGCAAGATGACTATTTTCGGGATTTGGCGGTAATGATACCATCTTTTGCAGCTCATTCCTGGATTAATGATCTGCCAGAGGAACCTGAAGAACTAAACATGACGGATACTGCCAGTTTTTCACTATTGGAAGTGGATAATTATTCTTTCTCAACTCCATCCATTGTTAGGAACCAGGACTACAGCTTTGGTGACGAATCACCTGCCATTGATTGTAGTAAAGTGGAAAATTCTCCAGCATTCACCTGCAGAtcgtccttttcatctttcctgATCGACCAGTCACCTTGTTCAACATCAGGAGGCTATTCTTTTGATGGTTTCTCATCCCCACTTTCCTCGATGCCAAGTTTTACCTTCTTTAGTccgagcagcgtgattgatggGAGCATTAATTCAAGCTTGAAGGCAAAAGCATCCATGATAGATGAAGGTATTTGTGTTTTCACTAGTGTCATGATATGGTTAACAAAGAATGAACCAACCCTCCTCATTTATGTAAATGTGCCAAAAAGTCACCAGTTGCTGCTGCTAATAACCTTAATTTCTCTTGAAGCATGCAATAGATAAAACGAATATGTTTGGATGTTTCGAAGGCTGTATTTAGAAGATTATTCTTTTTTAAAGACTTGTATAACAATTCCTGAGTCATTGACATTGGCATTTAAAGGGGAATATTCATGTAGCTTTTTAGATGGGGCTGACAACTGCATTTTCTACCTGTCGACTTGAAAAGAGTATGGTTTCATTGAACATGCAGGTTCAGGTTTGGTACAACTATCCTTCTCTCCGGATCCTTCACAGCCCATCAGACACAAGTTGAGTGAAATGGAACACAGAACAGAATTTCGAAGGGGAGGAGTGGCTAATGGATCAAAGATTTCAAGCAAAAGGAATCACACAATCGGTCTTGGTGAACTTGATCAGCTGGATCTCATGGCCAGTGAATCAGTCATCCGCTGGGCATCGTGCACACATCTTCCAAGTGCAGCCGCATTGAGATCATCGCTGGTATGCTAGAGTCTTCAAGGCTGGAGGGGAGTCACTTAAAAGAAAGTCAGCTCTGCGTTAAATGGACTCAATCTGCATTTGCAGAATTTCTCCCTGTGTAATGACCCTTTCTTGGTTCTCAGCTTTGCGAATATAAATCGGTTAGCCTGATGATTTGTATTTTGATTGTGTAGCAATGTAAAAGGTCAAAATATTGCAAGCAATGGAAAAAGAAGAGGAATTCTAGGATTGCTCCCATTCAAACACCGAAATCCTACTAGTGCAGGTTGACTAGTTGAAACCGCAAAAGAAAAACCATTTTAGGCGCCCACCTGTTTAAAAATCATGGCTCAAACTATTTAAGCAATTAATCTGGAACGTGAGATTCGAACTTTGTGTCCAATCTCGAGCTGGCCGCTATTGTCAATCAACGTTGAACGAGCAGAAACCATTCTAGTCTAACGAAACCATCACGTCGGTGGGAGAAGGGAAAATGGTAAAACTCGCATAAATTGAAGGGAATTTGCCAAAAAAGAAACGGAAATGGGAATGCGTCTGCCGGGAGTCGAACCCGGGTCTATTGCTTGGAAGGCAATTATCCTAACCGTTGGACTACAAACGCCTTGGATGCTGACCATTGCTTTTTAGTTCTAGATAAATATAGATTATCGGATGACCTGCTTCCCACTCGTTCAGCTAAGGGTGACTGAGCAATATCCAGAAACCTTTCAAATGTTTCCGCAAATCAACATTGGTAAGTTTTCCGATAACTACAGACACATAGGAAAAgaatttggctcttaaaagcCTACCTTTTTCGTCGGAAAGGCGAGGAAAAGTGTTTGTcttcaataaaattaaattaccGTTAACAGAGGATACTACTATCAAAGACGCAAATAATTTAGGGTCCGTATTATTTAGGTAAAGAAAATGTTGCAGCATTGAtcatattttttcaatttcttttttgatAAATTACCTTTGAGATTGTATGAATTATATATCGTTGATAATGTATTAAGATTGTGTTTTACTGTAGTATCGTATTTCAAACACTGGTTTTCAAACGATACTCCAATAAATTATTGTTAAACGGAACGGGGCATGTATTGTTTCTCCTCTATATAACACTACTGTTATACATTGGAATTTTCCTCAAATTACAGATAAAGCTTTCTGTACCTAAATTTCCGATAAAAGCGATCGGCTAAATTTTGATGCCATTCCCCGGCCACAAATCttggaaaacaaataaatagagAAAGAATATCCAAGCACGACTCGTAAACGCTCAGATAGTTTGTACAACAAGATGATCCATCTATGCAGTTTCCAACTCAACCTTCATGCTGCAGGAGCATACTCTTTAATAACCTCAGCCAATTGATCGCGTTCCTCGTCGGTCTTAGTTCTTATCAAGAACGTCTGTGCAACAACGGTCTCTTTGTTGTCACCATCAGCCTACAGACATCAATTCACTGATTAGAGTTTCACATGAAAGACACCTTGCATATCCAAGCAGAGCTACTGAATCATCATAGATTAGTATCAGTAATGAAATGGTGCACACTTTTTAGTAAATATTGTAACAGACATAAACCTAGAGGGCAAAGAActtcaatttccttttcttttatcccCAAGGCGAAATGGGATAACTGGTGAATTAATGGGATAAATATGCCATAGCAAGGATGCAACAAACAATCAAATGCGTCAAAAAGCTACAGCCAGAACAATCACATGTTCTTTGATGCACCTGCCAGCCTGCACAGAAGACAGAGAAATGGATCCATGGTGATACATATTACTTATATAAGGTCAATTCCATGGTTTCCGAGACAAAGCCAGTTATGTCAACAATCCTGAAGATAACAGACTGCAATTTATGATAGGGCTGCAATTCCAACCTACAAAGTAGATGGGACAAAAGCAATTGAAGCGACTATTTTGCAAAGGAAAAACTATAATGCATAAGGAAGCATTACCAAAGTATGAAATATAGCAATAATAGAGCGCCTCTGCAAATTGGTCTTGATGCCAGTATATAATGATGCATTGAGCAACACCTTCCCAACCTGAAGCCAAGGAAACGATTATAGATGCAGAATCTTGAGATCTAAGCTCAATCAGTTCAAAGAGTAACACCATATCTGTCATATCAAGATGCAATTATAGAATGTCCTAACCATTTTAAAGAGCTTATAAAAATGCTATAAACACTATAATGGATCTCAACCTAATTAAACCTAATGCTTAGCACGTTGGCCTGTCAGTATATCTTAAGatttcttccacaaaacaaaACTGATTTTCAGTCTGGTCAGGATCATAGCTGTAGCATAAAGTGTAGGATAAGAGGACCTACTTCATTTCGTACAACAATAATTGGCTTGGATTCTCTGGTACCCTTATCAACACCCTCTTTACATTTGATAGAAAGTTGCCCCGAGCCCTTATCCTTCCATGCATCTTTGTCAGTTGGGTCACTGGACTGGACATAAAGAAATAGTAAAACTACCAGGTTGAGTATGCAACAGATGTAATATACTACTATACAGCCTAAATTCTGGCATGTAATTGAATGGCATAGAACAAGCACCAAAAGATAAACTGAAATATGTGACATACTTCAGTCCCCTGACATGTGCAGCAAAAGATGCTCATCAATATGAGAACCTTTGTACCAGGACTAAATTCTATGAAAGAGGAACTTAGATCAGGTATGAAAAGAGCATGAATAGCCTAGATGCAAAAACTCAAGTTACATGGCTATCAAGAATTAGTTTTTCTTTCATAGTAACACGTCAAAAAATAGTGTATAGAACACAAGTCCTTTAATGCAACAGCTCAAGTGCAGTAACATGTACGAAATTGGCAGCATCACTGTTGCTAACATATTTAACAAAAAACAACAACTCAACAGTCAAAAGAATAAATCAGTTCTGTTATGAAAAATGTCCATGAAATGCAGTGACTCAGTGCTAAAGATAGAGGATATGTCTGCATCTACTCAAAATTTGTTCAAATTCCCTTTTCGTTAACTGTTTTCCAGCAGAAAGTTCATTACCTTGACATATACTTTACAATTAACTTCATGAACCACAATGATTCCTTCCTCTTCAGTCTTCTTCACAGATGGACTGCTAGGCTGCTCCACATCCTCTTCTGTAATCCAATGAAacaataaaaagaaacaaacaatACATACTTCAGTGAAAGTCAAGTTGAAAAAATCTCGTTCTCTGACAAAATAATAACAGGACAATAGTCTTGTATCTGAGGAAGTTTTCACAGGTGAGATATGGGATTCCAAATACTGTGATACTTGACACCTCATTTTACTAAAAATGCATTTAAAAGAAGTACTAGAAAATCCAGAAAAGCTACAGGCAGCATTAAAACTGACTTGATATCAAGGAACTATGGGCCCATGGTCATTGaatgaaaagaagaaaacccATGTCACAACCCAATAAGACAAAGGATgggaaaaaatttccaaaacaacagtGTAACCCTCAAAGATTAACAAACAAGTTACATGATATCAGAAATTTTCCCACCTAAATGCATGAAACAGCATTTCATCATCCATAAACGTTCCACCTTGTTAGCATAGTCAATGATGTTCAATATATTATGATTCAAACTCAAACAATTGAGTAACCAGACAAGAAAACACCCATCGCAACTCATGGTCGATATCAGTAACATAATTATTATGAAGATTATTTAAAAGCACAAAAACTCCATGAACAATTTGCTAAAGCATGAAAATCAACCTTCAACATACTAAGGTTAAAACTTAGACCTAGAGAAATATGTAACGTCCAGAAGAACCCCCAGAAAATAATAGGACCAAGTGAAACTCGGACACGTTTTAGACAAACAACATATCACCATTTTAAATATTAAGTGCCAAAAAGCACAAGAAGAAAGAGTGACACCACATGATTTTAACACTGAGATTAATTACTATTAACTGAAGGAAAGTACATCCTATGTGTACCCTCAACTGTGTCATTTGAAGCATCGTtgttcatggaaactgaatatTTGTTTCCAACAGAACCTTGAATTCCtggaaaaaaaaggggaaaaaacatcatttcaaagtatagttACTTAAACATAAATTTAGTTCAATAGCAGGAAAGCAGCTAAAAGTATGCAAAATCATCATACTGTGTTTCTTAAAATTACAAAAACAAAGCAAGAAGGTGTTGGAACAACAATCAGATTGTTTGCCAATAGATTTATAATTAAGAGTGGTTCCACTCAGGAACTAATGCTTTCAAATTGACCCATTGAAGCTAATATTTACTACTAAGACAAGTTTTCATCAAAATAGAATGAGAAAATTGCAACAAATTCTCTCACAACAGAAAAACGCTTGATACTTGTATATGAAACATATAACTACAATGGAAGGAGAGGAATTTTGATGCCGATTAAGAttataaaagataaaagttcAAATGAGTTAAAATTACAGTACTTGGCGATCCAGGTTGAATTTCTTCTTCTCAAATTCCAAAACAAGGGGAAGTGGATTTTCAATCTTAAGCAAGTTATTAAATGGTCATATAGCTATTATCAGTCATGGCTCTCATTCATTCCATAAATACAATCATATTTAATGGATGAGAAATGCAAATCTAAAGGTGCATCCGGGCAAAGATAGCATTCGTAAATATCAATGCATtatttgtgtttgaaattttcttccaaaaaacaTAAACAAGAAGTTCTTCTTCTCTCTCAGTTCACTCTAGATCAACTCTTCAATATCACTTGGCTATGATAAGTCTGAAGCATTCTTTACGACCAACCAGCTCGATCTGGGTGCAAATCAAGCGGTCGATTAGGCCCTAGGCCAACTCTACCCCCATGCAGCAACTTCCTTGGACTGGCTGTCCATACAGATCAAACTTTgatcaaatttccaaacatcaAACTTTGATCAAATTTCACCTGAAGTATCCTAATTTACAGAACTGAATCCCACAAGACAGACAACACAATCAACAGCAATATCTAATTTCTGAGGTGTCTTTGTCCATTAACAATTCAAATCTTGTCTTCAGTGACATGGTTAATAACTATTGTAACCACTGTTCATTTCCACTGGTGCTATCACTTCCAGAGTTTCACCCCAGAAGAGTAAGAAGAGATGACTAATTAACTTCCAAATCATTTTAATTTCCTTTTAAACTAACTGTTCTCAAACCAAATAACAGTTCTTATCCACTCACCTTTGACCTACCTACAACTCCACTATGTTGTTCCCTCTTAGTTTCAATTTGCTTGTTATACACAACAACTAATACTAGTTGTTCCAAAACTAAAATAAATCAACATCAAAATTTTACTGCCAAAAGGACCACCTGAATTTTCAAACAAGaaacaaatattaaaatttattaatcTGTGAGCTCAGCAAAAGCATTCGTCAATGATGATATACATAGTTCTCCCTTTATATGATTATTATCCGTCAAAGATGCTCCAAAGAACTGCctaccaaaagaaaaaggactgcTACTGTTAAAGACTGGTCCAGAACCCCAAGATGTTCCAAAGCTTGCAGTTGTACTAGCTGGAGGGATCCCAGGTTTTCCAAATAAAAAGTTATTGGCTTGTTCTTTGCTTTCAGATACAGGTTTTTTCTGAATGGTATCCAAACCAGTGATAgagttgttttcattttttgcaGCATTCGCTTTCAGCCAGCTGACAACATCATCGAATTTCTCCTGCAATCAATAGGTATTGGAGAAGTTAACAGctaaaatatgaaagaaaaactATCTAGACTTGGAAGTTTCTACAGTAAGACTTCATTTTCCTATTTAACAGAGTAATATGGACCATCAAAACAGCCTTTATAACAAATCACAGTGATTTGCAGCGATTCTAAGAATATAAAGTGATTCTCAATTCCACAAGTAGACAGCTGATTTGACCAAATACAACTAGGTATAGGCCTATCATGGCAAACATCTGTGTTAAAGATGGAAACTGTGAATAGCCAACTCTAAAGAGACCTATAAACCATAAAATCCTGATGCCAAAACTACTGCTCGATTTTATCGACTAGTAGAATAAAATAAAGCTCTGTTTAAAACTTGTTTCTGTGTAAATATTGAATTCATTGACGCATAAATACAGTGGAAAACCTTCCTAGCAATGAGTTGACATCAAGAACAACTTCATGTATCATGAACAATGATGAAGAATTTCAACTTCATTGAATGGACGTGGTGACTATTACCATAATGGTTTTAGCATGATTCAGATAGTCCTGAACTCCATCTTCCCAAAGTTCATCTGGGTGCTTCTCTAATTGTGTCTGGATCCAACTGCACAGAAAAAATCAACCTAACTTTCACATGGCACCG
Coding sequences within it:
- the LOC113705241 gene encoding calcium-dependent protein kinase 26 isoform X2 encodes the protein MELIESDNTSRKSVTRSCNCYGAVNLTEPILDTNHASNFTDRYVLGDQLGWGKFGIIRACSDKLTGEVLACKSIAKERLVTQDDVRSVKLEIEIMTKLSGHPNVVDLKAVYEEEDYVHLLMELCAGGELFHQIEKHGRFSEHEARTLFKQLMQVVTFCHENGIIHRDLKPENILLVSKSLLSPIKLADFGLATYIRPRQKLHGTVGSPFYIAPEVLAGGYNQAADVWSAGVILYILLSGMPPFWGKTKSEIFDAVRAADLQFHPFTWHRISEAAKDLIVGMLCLDPSKRFTAADVLAHSWINDLPEEPEELNMTDTASFSLLEVDNYSFSTPSIVRNQDYSFGDESPAIDCSKVENSPAFTCRSSFSSFLIDQSPCSTSGGYSFDGFSSPLSSMPSFTFFSPSSVIDGSINSSLKAKASMIDEGSGLVQLSFSPDPSQPIRHKLSEMEHRTEFRRGGVANGSKISSKRNHTIGLGELDQLDLMASESVIRWASCTHLPSAAALRSSLVC
- the LOC113707306 gene encoding uncharacterized protein isoform X1, yielding MRGTKRFAASDLNPLPNDSILSKRILAGSSLDTQRAEPSQRQIMTASPPLDMQRAESSRQHVRALNKQFASWIQTQLEKHPDELWEDGVQDYLNHAKTIMEKFDDVVSWLKANAAKNENNSITGLDTIQKKPVSESKEQANNFLFGKPGIPPASTTASFGTSWGSGPVFNSSSPFSFGIQGSVGNKYSVSMNNDASNDTVEGTHRMYFPSVNKEDVEQPSSPSVKKTEEEGIIVVHEVNCKVYVKSSDPTDKDAWKDKGSGQLSIKCKEGVDKGTRESKPIIVVRNEVGKVLLNASLYTGIKTNLQRRSIIAIFHTLADGDNKETVVAQTFLIRTKTDEERDQLAEVIKEYAPAA
- the LOC113707306 gene encoding uncharacterized protein isoform X2 → MRGTKRFAASDLNPLPNDSILSKRILAGSSLDTQRAEPSQRQIMTASPPLDMQRAESSRQHVRALNKQFASWIQTQLEKHPDELWEDGVQDYLNHAKTIMEKFDDVVSWLKANAAKNENNSITGLDTIQKKPVSESKEQANNFLFGKPGIPPASTTASFGTSWGSGPVFNSSSPFSFGIQGSVGNKYSVSMNNDASNDTVEEEDVEQPSSPSVKKTEEEGIIVVHEVNCKVYVKSSDPTDKDAWKDKGSGQLSIKCKEGVDKGTRESKPIIVVRNEVGKVLLNASLYTGIKTNLQRRSIIAIFHTLADGDNKETVVAQTFLIRTKTDEERDQLAEVIKEYAPAA
- the LOC113705241 gene encoding calcium-dependent protein kinase 26 isoform X1 produces the protein MELIESDNTSRKSVTRSCNCYGAVNLTEPILDTNHASNFTDRYVLGDQLGWGKFGIIRACSDKLTGEVLACKSIAKERLVTQDDVRSVKLEIEIMTKLSGHPNVVDLKAVYEEEDYVHLLMELCAGGELFHQIEKHGRFSEHEARTLFKQLMQVVTFCHENGIIHRDLKPENILLVSKSLLSPIKLADFGLATYIRPICLLTGQKLHGTVGSPFYIAPEVLAGGYNQAADVWSAGVILYILLSGMPPFWGKTKSEIFDAVRAADLQFHPFTWHRISEAAKDLIVGMLCLDPSKRFTAADVLAHSWINDLPEEPEELNMTDTASFSLLEVDNYSFSTPSIVRNQDYSFGDESPAIDCSKVENSPAFTCRSSFSSFLIDQSPCSTSGGYSFDGFSSPLSSMPSFTFFSPSSVIDGSINSSLKAKASMIDEGSGLVQLSFSPDPSQPIRHKLSEMEHRTEFRRGGVANGSKISSKRNHTIGLGELDQLDLMASESVIRWASCTHLPSAAALRSSLVC